AATACGGCGTGACGCAGGAGTAATCAGATATGAGTTCTCAGACATTGCCAGCCAAGAAGCGCTGGATCAGTAAAGAGTGGTTGTTGGAGCAAAAGTCTCTGATTGCGCTGCTGGTGTTGATTGCCGTGGTTTCTTCCATGAGCCCGAATTTCTTCACGCTCAATAACCTGTTTAACATTCTTCAGCAGACGTCGGTCAACGCCATTATGGCGGTCGGCATGACGCTGGTGATCCTCACCTCAGGTATCGATTTATCCGTCGGTTCTTTGCTGGCGCTGACCGGCGCGGTGGCAGCCTCGATTGTTGGGCTGGAAGTGAATGCATTAGTCGCGGTGGCGGGAGCTTTGGCGCTGGGTGCCGCCGTCGGTGCGGTGACCGGGGTGATTGTCGCCAAAGGCAAAGTGCAGGCGTTTATCGCCACGCTGGTCATGATGTTGCTGCTGCGCGGTATCACGATGGTGTACACCAACGGCAGCCCGATCAGCACGGGTTTTAATGATGTTGCCGATGTCTTCGGCTGGTTTGGTATCGGCCGCCCGCTGGGCATCCCGACGCCGGTCTGGCTGATGGCGGTGGTGTTTATTGCGGCCTGGTACATGCTCCATCACACCCGCTTAGGACGTTATATCTACGCGCTGGGCGGTAACGAATCCGCGACGCGTCTGTCAGGTATCAGCGTCGATAAAGTTAAAATTATCGTCTACTCCCTGTGTGGTTTGTTGGCGGCTCTGGCCAGTATCATCGAAGTGGCGCGCCTGTCTTCTGCGCAGCCTAACGCCGGTACAGGTTACGAGCTGGATGCGATTGCCGCAGTGGTATTAGGGGGAACCAGCCTGTCCGGGGGTAAAGGACGCATTGTCGGAACGCTGATCGGGGCACTGATCCTTGGCTTCCTGAATAACGGTTTGAACTTATTAGGTGTTTCTTCCTACTACCAGATGATCGTAAAAGCAGTTGTCATCCTGCTGGCGGTACTGGTGGATAACAAAAGCAACAAATAACCTCTCCTACAGGACTTATGACCATGAATATGAAAAAACTGGCTGTCTGGGTTTCCGCCGCAGCGATCACCGCTTCTTTCAGTGCTAACGTTCTGGCGAAAGACACCATTGCGCTGGTCGTTTCTACTCTGAACAACCCGTTCTTCGTTTCCATGAAAGACGGCGCGCAAAAAGAAGCGGACAAACTGGGTTACAACCTGGTGGTACTTGATTCTCAGAACAACCCGGCGAAAGAACTGGCGAACGTGCAGGATCTGACCGTTCGCGGCACCAAACTGAT
The Rahnella variigena genome window above contains:
- the rbsC gene encoding ribose ABC transporter permease translates to MSSQTLPAKKRWISKEWLLEQKSLIALLVLIAVVSSMSPNFFTLNNLFNILQQTSVNAIMAVGMTLVILTSGIDLSVGSLLALTGAVAASIVGLEVNALVAVAGALALGAAVGAVTGVIVAKGKVQAFIATLVMMLLLRGITMVYTNGSPISTGFNDVADVFGWFGIGRPLGIPTPVWLMAVVFIAAWYMLHHTRLGRYIYALGGNESATRLSGISVDKVKIIVYSLCGLLAALASIIEVARLSSAQPNAGTGYELDAIAAVVLGGTSLSGGKGRIVGTLIGALILGFLNNGLNLLGVSSYYQMIVKAVVILLAVLVDNKSNK